GCAGTTTTTTAGCTTCAGGCCTGGAGTTTTTTGCCAAAAAAGACAAATCGTTTGCATTACCTGTGATTTTGATTTCGGACAGCAGGACCCTTAACATTTTATTATTGTCGGCCGGGTCTAATTTCAAAAATTCTTCCAGTATTTTCCAACCGTCATCACTTTCAAAAATATTAATACCTTCGGCAAGCTCCCTGAATGCGGTCTGAATTATTCCCGGGATTTTTGATTTAATAATATCAGCTATGATTTTATGTTTTTGCATAATAAACCATCAAATTATCGGAAGAAAAGCAGGGAAAATTCAGTGTTTATTTTTTACAGAGAGGAAAGCCCATAGCCTCTCGTTGCGCCAGATACCCGGCAGCGCATTTTTTGGCCAGGTTGCGGATGCGCCCTATATACTGGGTACGCTCGGATACGCTTATGGCACCACGCGCGTCCAGCAGGTTAAAGGTATGCGAGCATTTCAAACAGTAGTCATAAGCGGGCAGGACCAACTCTTTATCAAGGCAGTTTAGAGATTCTTTCTCAAAAAGGTTGAAGAGTTCGGAAAGCATTTTGATATCCGCGACTTCAAAGTTGTATCTGCTTTGTTCTTTTTCGTTTTGCAGGTACACATCGCCGTACTTGATACCTTTTACCCATTCAATGTCATAAACCGATTCCACTTTCTGGATATACATTACCAGACGTTCCAGCCCATAAGTAATTTCCACGGAAACAGGCTTCAGTTCTATCCCTCCTGCCTGCTGGAAATAGGTGAACTGGGTGATTTCCATACCGTCCAGCCACACTTCCCAGCCCACTCCGGCAGCTCCTAACGTAGGTGATTCCCAATTGTCTTCCACAAAACGCAGGTCATGTTCTTTGCATTTAATGCCGATTTCTTCCAGGCTTTGCCTGTAAAGCTCCTGTACATCCAGCGGTGAAGGTTTCAGAATAACCTGAAACTGAAAATAATGCTGCAAGCGATTGGGGTTTTCGCCATAGCGTCCGTCAGTAGGGCGGCGTGAGGGTTCTACATAGGCCACATTAAAGGGTTCCGGGCCCAATACGCGCAAAAAGGTTGCCGGGTTCATAGTACCCGCGCCTTTTTCCATGTCGTAAGGCTGCTGAATAATACACCCCTGATTTGCCCAGAAGGATTGCAGTTTAAGAATTACGTCCTGAAAGTTCATATAGAAAGATTAACAAAAAATCAACAAATAGGCAATGCAAGAGCTATTTGCCAGATCACATAATATACTACGAACGTCTGATGATAATTTTTCTGATTAATTCATTCAGTGCGTTATTGAACTCCTCAAGTATTTCCTGGCGTTGTTTGATAGCTTCCGGAAAACCGGCTTTCTTCTCATTGGAATAACGAAATTCTCTGTCTATTATACCTTGCAAACTTTCAGAGATTTTCAGCTCAGATGTCAACTGCTGTAAGCTAAAAACGAAACGTGCCTCAACTCCCATTTTCATGTAATCTGTTTGATTATAAATAGTTTTTTCTGCTTCCAATGCTTTATCCAATCGTTCTTTGTGACCAAGCTGATCAATCATAACTTTGTTAAAATCATCAGAAATAATATTATCAATTTGGTCCGCAATATATCTTTTCAAATATTGGACCTTATCTATTAACGGCTCAACCTGATTACCTATAGTATCGTCATAATTTGTTTTGCCAAGTATCAAGCCTTTGAAATCATATAAACTGTTTTCCAGGTTGCGTAAAATATCCGCGGATTTAACTCCAAACGACTGAATGTCTTGAAGATCAATAAAAACAGTATCACCGTAATTTAATCTTGCGAAAATATTTTCAACCTGACTGATTATTTTATTGAACATAGTTCCCTCCTTAACTAACTTTACAAAGAATATATCGTACGGATTTTTTGTTTTTCCCATTTTTTTGCGGCAATTTTGTTGAAATTTTATTTTAATGCTTACGAAATATTGAAAGATATAAGCTGCTGCATAACCAAGATGTCATCCCCGACTTGATCGGGGATCCAGTATCACACCAAATTCTGGATTCCCGCTTTTGCGGGAATGACAGTTTATGTCAAGAGCTTAATATTTCAAGAAAAGAGGGCTCTATGTATAAAACAAAGATTATTGCTTATGTAAACGCTGCGAAAAAAGCCGAGGCTATTGTAACGACATATGAGTCTTTACGCGGTTCGGTAGACTCACTGGAAGTATTGCGTTTATTACCTCTGGATATCTCTATGAACCTGATATCCCTGAACAGAATAATCAATACCGATCCTTACAATCATAATATGGCCATGATCAAAGGTGAGGACTGGAACGTACCAGAGACCTATGTCATGAGCTGTCGCAAATCACCATGGGGCAGATTGATTTTTTCCGGTGCTGATTTCATCTTACAAAAGCTTTTTCGTTCTCCGATAACTGAGGGTGAAGTGCAGCTGGCGAAAGAAACAGCACTCACACAGAACCAATTTTTCCCAGAAGCTATGTGGCGTATGGTGCTGGACAAATATAACGGAAGAATTCCCATTGATATTTATATGCCCCCGCTAGGAACAGTACTACTACCACATGAG
This genomic window from Candidatus Margulisiibacteriota bacterium contains:
- the glyQ gene encoding glycine--tRNA ligase subunit alpha, encoding MNFQDVILKLQSFWANQGCIIQQPYDMEKGAGTMNPATFLRVLGPEPFNVAYVEPSRRPTDGRYGENPNRLQHYFQFQVILKPSPLDVQELYRQSLEEIGIKCKEHDLRFVEDNWESPTLGAAGVGWEVWLDGMEITQFTYFQQAGGIELKPVSVEITYGLERLVMYIQKVESVYDIEWVKGIKYGDVYLQNEKEQSRYNFEVADIKMLSELFNLFEKESLNCLDKELVLPAYDYCLKCSHTFNLLDARGAISVSERTQYIGRIRNLAKKCAAGYLAQREAMGFPLCKK